From a single Stomoxys calcitrans chromosome 4, idStoCalc2.1, whole genome shotgun sequence genomic region:
- the LOC106087403 gene encoding stomatin isoform X2, which produces MERSSFPDRPQSLGRQIRTSDTQPIFSENALIFLAYILLFVTFPLTIWFCLETVAHYQRIVIFRLGRLRKGGVAGPGLVFILPCVDEFVKVDLRTQSFDVHPQEVLTRDSVTIQVDAVVYYSVRNPLDAVIQIRNVHESTKLLAQTTLRNVVGTKNLMELLTAKESLSRTIGGILDEATDPWGVKVERVEIKDVRLPIAMQRAMAAEAEALREAKAKIVAAEGELNASKALKQASDVMSTNPITLQLRYLQTLASISNEHNSTIIFPFPIDLLSMGAATSGATTSSAMP; this is translated from the exons atggagagatcatCATTTCCAGATAGGCCACAATCACTGGGACGACAAATTCGCACAT CGGATACCCAGCCAATATTTTCGGAGAATGCCCTTATATTTCTTGCCTATATTTTACTCTTTGTTACATTTCCCCTTACCATATGGTTTTGTCTAGAAACAGTGGCACACTATCAAAGAATTGTAATATTTCGCTTGGGACGTTTGAG AAAGGGTGGTGTTGCTGGTCCCGGTCTCGTTTTTATACTTCCCTGTGTTGATGAGTTTGTCAAAGTGGATTTGCGTACACAATCTTTCGATGTACATCCCCAAGAGGTTTTGACTCGTGACTCTGTTACCATACAAGTTGATGCTGTGGTCTACTACAGTGTACGAAATCCTTTGGATGCTGTAATACAAATTAGAAATGTACATGAGTCGACCAAACTACTGGCCCAGACTACGCTTAGAAATGTTGTGGGTACCAAGAATTTAATGGAACTTTTGACTGCCAAAGAGTCCTTGTCGCGTACAATTGGAGGTATTCTAGATGAAGCAACTGATCCATGGGGTGTCAAAGTGGAAAGAGTGGAAAT TAAAGATGTCCGCCTTCCCATAGCTATGCAAAGAGCCATGGCCGCTGAGGCAGAAGCACTGCGGGAAGCTAAAGCCAAAATTGTAGCAGCAGAGGGAGAGTTAAATGCCTCGAAGGCTTTAAAACAAGCCTCTGATGTTATGTCCACAAATCCCATAACTTTACAG CTACGTTATCTGCAAACATTGGCCAGCATATCCAACGAACATAATTCGACAATTATATTTCCTTTCCCCATAGATTTATTGTCAATGGGAGCGGCCACATCAGGGGCGACTACATCCTCTGCAATGCCCTAA